In Amaranthus tricolor cultivar Red isolate AtriRed21 chromosome 5, ASM2621246v1, whole genome shotgun sequence, a genomic segment contains:
- the LOC130813124 gene encoding kinesin-like protein KIN-14F: MRQLQKEIKENKQKENSMYNCINGDPKGLKALLISSSNQVDDIISDHELALRKAQLSAARRNQAARWLRQMDQVARDTLLEDPSEEDFCLALRNGLILCNVLNKVHPGAVLKVVDNPVVTVQSPEGAAQSAIQYFENMRNFLVAVGNMKLLTFEASDLEKGGSSSKVVECILCLKGYYEWKQAGGIGVWRYGGIVRITSFTKDCSSSSVGSESTDESSYSSSFDECETFQYEHQLLEFLHLSDKVSNIESEAAKALCSLFDRYGLSVLQAYANDNNGATDFPMNTMVIDTVIRKVVKDLSGVLVSQGVQLGLALKKQLTGETESCTREDFLEAISQYLSSNTASMKSNDATECCICGGREENWHVISNSTSYKEVLDEQQKQLLELKSSFKETRLEMINAQLLWNEEIEKLGNHVQSLEVASSSYYKVLEENRQLYNQVQDLKGSIRVYCRVRPFLQGQSDEASTVDYIGENGNLMIVHPHKQGRDARKVFLFNKVFGTNATQQQIYSDTQALIRSVLDGFNVCIFAYGQTGSGKTYTMSGSDLRAEDTWGVNYRALQDLFQISKSRVGIIEYEIGVQMIEIYNEQVRDLLVVDGSSKRLDIRNNSQLNGLNVPDACLVQVNCTQDVLDLMRVGLKNRAVGATALNERSSRSHSILTIHVQGKELISGTVLRGCLHLVDLAGSERVEKSEAVGERLKEAQHINKSLSALGDVIASLAQKSAHIPYRNSKLTQVLQDSLGGQAKTLMFVHINPEANAIGETISTLKFAERVASIELGAARANKETTEIRNLKAEISNLKSTLEKKEAELENLKCVNVRTNAETQKPRPVSPMHVPRLARTPVEDKTSEVRSRSLGKQRRSHLLFGSKESDTSKMPFIAEEMLAKPGNPRSPSPPVRRSLSTDRGTLIRSRLKPETTEKRIAKLQYPASVNKSRSLSQASGNLLVDRHDNSHTKGDNIPDQENEQLKSVLTVRQSSVRKNKQETHKFKAKNQSATKTPKDDDFTSLTDIHAGGKIEEGRKSDFSEPENDIGVFSSPAFSINSRMKKLQSNSTRSYQYLESRGQARI, from the exons TTAGCCCTCCGCAATGGTCTCATTCTTTGCAACGTCCTTAACAAAGTTCATCCTGGTGCTGTCCTTAAG GTGGTGGATAATCCAGTGGTGACAGTGCAGTCACCAGAAGGAGCAGCACAATCAGCCATTCAGTACTTTGAAAACATGAGAAACTTCTTGGTAGCTGTTGGCAATATGAAGCTCTTAACTTTTGAAGCTTCTGATTTAGAAAAG GGAGGAAGTTCAAGTAAAGTGGTAGAATGCATTTTATGTTTAAAAGGGTACTACGAATGGAAACAAGCTGGGGGGATAGGAGTATGGAGGTATGGGGGAATAGTGAGGATCACATCTTTTACAAAAGACTGCTCATCTTCATCAGTAGGAAGTGAAAGTACTGATGAATCATCCTATTCTTCCTCCTTCGACGAATGCGAAACCTTTCAATATGAGCACCAATTGTTGGAGTTTCTTCATCTCTCTGACAAAGTCTCCAATATCGAATCTGAAGCCGCTAAAGCTTTGTGCTCTCTATTTGATCGCTATGGCCTTAGCGTCCTACAAGCTTATGCCAACGACAACAATGGAGCTACGGATTTTCCTATGAATACAATG GTAATTGATACTGTGATTAGGAAGGTAGTTAAGGATCTCTCAGGAGTTCTTGTTTCTCAAGGTGTTCAG CTTGGGCTAGCATTGAAGAAGCAGTTGACGGGCGAGACAGAATCGTGTACTCGTGAAGATTTCTTGGAAGCGATTTCACAGTATCTTAGCAGTAATACGGCCTCTATGAAGTCTAATGATGCTACGGAATGTTGCATTTGCGGAGGAAGAGAGGAAAACTGGCATGTTATAAGCAATTCGACTAGCTACAAGGAAGTTTTGGATGAACAACAAAAACAGCTTTTG GAACTCAAGTCATCTTTCAAAGAGACGAGACTAGAAATGATCAACGCTCAGTTATTGTggaatgaagaaattgaaaaactcG GGAATCATGTACAAAGCTTGGAAGTGGCATCATCGTCTTACTACAAGGTTTTAGAAGAAAATCGTCAGCTCTATAATCAAGTGCAAGACTTAAAAG GATCAATTAGGGTTTATTGTCGAGTTCGTCCATTCTTGCAAGGGCAATCCGATGAGGCATCAACAGTTGATTATATCGGAGAAAATGGAAATCTAATGATCGTCCATCCTCATAAGCAAGGAAGGGATGCAAGAAAGGTGTTTTTGTTTAATAAAGTATTTGGAACAAATGCAACCCAAC AGCAAATATATTCTGATACCCAAGCATTAATCAGATCAGTCTTGGATGGTTTTAATGTATGCATCTTTGCATATGGACAAACTGGCTCCGGGAAGACATACACGATG AGTGGATCTGATTTAAGAGCAGAAGATACATGGGGTGTTAACTATCGCGCATTGCAAGACTTATTTCAGATATCGAAATCCAGGGTTGGCATAATCGAATATGAAATCGGAGTCCAAATGATCGAGATATACAACGAACAAGTGAGAGACCTTTTAGTTGTCGATGGCTCCTCCAAAAG GTTAGATATTCGGAACAATTCTCAACTAAACGGTTTGAATGTACCTGATGCATGTTTAGTCCAAGTGAACTGCACGCAAGATGTTCTTGACTTGATGCGGGTTGGCTTGAAAAACCGAGCTGTTGGTGCAACTGCTCTGAACGAAAGGAGTAGTCGATCTCACAG CATTCTAACGATCCATGTCCAAGGAAAGGAACTGATCTCTGGAACCGTTTTGAGGGGATGTCTTCATCTGGTTGATTTGGCTGGCAGTGAACGAGTAGAAAAATCGGAGGCTGTTGGAGAAAGATTGAAGGAAGCCCAACATATAAACAAATCACTTTCTGCTCTTGGAGATGTTATCGCTTCGCTTGCGCAGAAAAGTGCTCATATTCCTTACAGGAACAGCAAACTTACTCAAGTCCTCCAAGATTCTTTAG GTGGACAAGCTAAGACTCTGATGTTTGTCCATATAAATCCCGAAGCTAATGCTATCGGAGAGACAATAAGCACGCTTAAGTTCGCAGAGAGAGTTGCCTCCATAGAACTTGGAGCTGCTCGAGCTAATAAAGAAACCACTGAAATTCGGAATCTTAAAGCTGAG ATCTCAAACCTCAAATCGACATTAGAGAAGAAAGAAGCCGAGCTTGAAAATCTAAAATGCGTTAATGTAAGAACCAATGCGGAAACTCAAAAACCGAGACCAGTTTCTCCAATGCATGTACCGAGGCTTGCACGAACACCAGTCGAGGATAAAACCTCAGAG GTTAGAAGCCGTTCCCTGGGCAAGCAGAGGAGGTCGCATCTTCTGTTCGGGTCTAAGGAATCTGATACGTCGAAGATGCCCTTCATAGCAGAAGAAATGCTTGCAAAGCCTGGAAATCCAAGGTCTCCTTCGCCTCCTGTGAGGAGGTCCTTATCAACTGATCGAGGAACTCTCATCAGGAGTAGGCTTAAGCCTGAAACAACAGAAAAGCGTATAGCAAAACTTCAGTATCCAGCTAGCGTAAATAAATCTCGATCTCTCAGCCAAGCTTCAGGAAATCTATTAGTTGACAGGCATGACAACAGCCATACGAAAGGCGATAACATACCAGATCAAGAGAATGAACAACTTAAGTCGGTACTGACTGTCAGGCAATCATCAGTTCGAAAAAACAAGCAAGAAACACACAAATTTAAGGCTAAGAATCAATCAGCTACTAAGACTCCAAAAGATGACGATTTCACTTCGCTCACTGACATTCATGCAGGAGGAAAGATCGAAGAGGGTAGAAAAAGTGATTTTTCCGAGCCTGAAAATGACATCGGTGTGTTCAGCTCACCGGCCTTTAGCATAAATTCTAGGATGAAAAAATTACAGTCCAACTCCACTAGGAGTTATCAGTATCTCGAATCAAG AGGACAGGCAAGAATTTAA
- the LOC130813125 gene encoding uncharacterized protein LOC130813125, whose protein sequence is MFSLSRSSILNPISLSPSIIFHNQSHLFNGNPLSMTSPTKQLLLTKNQKPNSSISKNPVTEQQNKEDEEQFQVLTATSSEYNNIVILESRNSKVLLLDDSGNVHSILYKDQKWTNSYWDEFSSFPAIIPQGPVAIFGLGGGTVAHQLLEFWPCLNIDGWELDEILIDQARVFFGLSELESRNKDSCSGDGFLRVCIGDALDTSSRANVNGGYAGIIVDLFSNAEVLPQLEVAQTWVEMKEKLMVNGRIMVNCGGAKGSDNGMGERGWEVNLTIKALCEAFGGQFVNWKKMPENESGNYMAFTGTLPDFDSWSASVPEKLGSSVKLWRPCQLLKPTPDESSSIS, encoded by the exons atGTTCTCCCTTTCACGTTCATCCATTCTCAACCCCATTTCTCTATCTCCTTCAATAATCTTCCATAACCAAAGTCATCTCTTCAATGGCAATCCTCTTTCCATGACATCCCCTACAAAACAACTCCTTCtcaccaaaaatcaaaaacccaaTTCCAGCATTTCAAAAAACCCAGTTACagaacaacaaaataaagaagatgaagaacaattCCAAGTATTAACAGCAACTAGTAGTGAATATAACAACATAGTAATATTAGAATCCCGAAACTCAAAAGTTCTACTCTTAGATGACAGTGGAAATGTTCATAGTATTCTATATAAAGATCAAAAATGGACTAATTCATATTGGGATGAATTTTCAAGCTTTCCCGCAATAATTCCTCAAGGCCCAGTTGCCATTTTTGGGTTAGGGGGAGGAACAGTCGCTCATCAACTACTAGAGTTTTGGCCTTGCTTAAACATTGATGGGTGGGAATTGGATGAAATTTTGATTGATCAAGCAAGAGTGTTCTTTGGATTATCTGAATTAGAATCTCGAAACAAGGATTCTTGTTCTGGTGATGGATTTCTTAGGGTTTGTATAGGAGATGCACTTGATACTTCATCTAGAGCTAATGTTAATGGTGGGTATGCTGGGATTATAGTTGATTTGTTCTCTAATGCGGAGGTTTTGCCCCAATtggaagtagctcaaacttgggtggAGATGAAGGAGAAGTTAATGGTTAATGGGAGGATAATGGTGAATTGTGGTGGTGCAAAAGGGAGTGATAATGGTATGGGTGAAAGAGGGTGGGAGGTGAATTTAACTATTAAGGCATTGTGTGAAGCATTTGGTGGGCAGTTTGTGAATTGGAAGAAGATGCCTGAGAATGAGAGTGGAAATTATATGGCATTTACTGGAACTTTGCCTGATTTTGATTCCTGGTCTGCTTCTGTACCAGAGAAACTTGGTTCTTCTGTCAAGCTATGGAGACCTTGTCAATT GCTTAAGCCTACTCCTGATGAGAGTTCCTCGATCAGTTGA
- the LOC130813128 gene encoding uncharacterized protein LOC130813128 isoform X3, producing MSILPLGNLISKLFFIRQPLLVPFPWMKRSIVICFSSKADGSDLPARYIPKKQRDVNQNQCSSLGDSVLQVGIQTRSTSSNDELGHKTLDRIKRPRGCKIDDEEFLVNIDDANGVDKSRKHGRITMETNCLNALLDVGECLNVPEEMAQELQTVKMVSRGTRHELKQENRSRDGVADTESMEALAKEVELMQHHNGNDIGNQERSNNCRTKRGVEKVAIELLAKRAFTGAELRKKLAAKNFPVDDVEAVLHDFRNRGLVNDYRYAEMFSLSKWESSSWGPRRIKQDKYTLYISHLLCFLMILVDFHTP from the exons ATGTCTATTCTTCCATTAGGCAATTTGATCTCCAAGCTTTTCTTCATTCGTCAACCGCTGCTTGTTCCTTTTCCATG GATGAAAAGGAGTATTGTTATATGCTTTTCAAGTAAGGCAGATGGTTCAGATTTACCTGCTAGATACATTCCTAAGAAACAACGAGATGTTAATCAAAATCAATGCTCTTCTTTAGGGGACAGTGTCCTCCAAGTTGGGATTCAAACAAGGTCTACTTCGAGTAATGATGAACTTGGACATAAGACTTTGGATAGAATCAAGCGCCCTCGAGGATGTAAAATTGATGATGAGGAGTTCCTTGTAAACATTGATGATGCAAATG GAGTGGATAAGAGTAGAAAACATGGTAGGATAACAATGGAGACCAACTGTTTAAATGCCCTTTTGGATGTTGGCGAGTGTCTAAATGTGCCTGAAGAAATGGCTCAGGAACTACAAACAGTTAAGATGGTTAGTCGAGGCACGAGGCATGAATTAAAGCAAGAGAATCGCTCTCGTGATGGAGTAGCAGACACTGAGTCTATGGAAGCGCTTGCAAAAGAAGTTGAGTTGATGCAACATCATAATGGGAATGATATAGGAAATCAGGAAAGATCAAATAACTGTAGGACTAAACGAGGAGTTGAAAAAGTGGCAATTGAATTGCTTGCAAAAAG GGCATTTACAGGAGCTGAACTTCGGAAGAAACTTGCAGCAAAGAATTTCCCTGTTGATGATGTGGAGGCAGTTTTACATGATTTCCGGAATAG AGGGCTAGTTAATGATTACCGGTATGCGGAAATGTTTTCCCTTTCTAAATGGGAGTCATCTAGTTGGGGGCCGAGGCGAATTAAACAA GATAAGTATACGCTCTACATCAGCCACCTCCTCTGTTTCTTAATGATACTTGTTGACTTTCACACTCCATAG
- the LOC130813128 gene encoding uncharacterized protein LOC130813128 isoform X1, with the protein MSILPLGNLISKLFFIRQPLLVPFPWMKRSIVICFSSKADGSDLPARYIPKKQRDVNQNQCSSLGDSVLQVGIQTRSTSSNDELGHKTLDRIKRPRGCKIDDEEFLVNIDDANGVDKSRKHGRITMETNCLNALLDVGECLNVPEEMAQELQTVKMVSRGTRHELKQENRSRDGVADTESMEALAKEVELMQHHNGNDIGNQERSNNCRTKRGVEKVAIELLAKRAFTGAELRKKLAAKNFPVDDVEAVLHDFRNRGLVNDYRYAEMFSLSKWESSSWGPRRIKQALIKKGVSKGDVEKAVKLVFQDEDSDERSSMRLSNSSLQKLYVQSSKQWQRCDNVPHDTRKARIIRWLQYRGFDWSVIGIILKRLESKHPP; encoded by the exons ATGTCTATTCTTCCATTAGGCAATTTGATCTCCAAGCTTTTCTTCATTCGTCAACCGCTGCTTGTTCCTTTTCCATG GATGAAAAGGAGTATTGTTATATGCTTTTCAAGTAAGGCAGATGGTTCAGATTTACCTGCTAGATACATTCCTAAGAAACAACGAGATGTTAATCAAAATCAATGCTCTTCTTTAGGGGACAGTGTCCTCCAAGTTGGGATTCAAACAAGGTCTACTTCGAGTAATGATGAACTTGGACATAAGACTTTGGATAGAATCAAGCGCCCTCGAGGATGTAAAATTGATGATGAGGAGTTCCTTGTAAACATTGATGATGCAAATG GAGTGGATAAGAGTAGAAAACATGGTAGGATAACAATGGAGACCAACTGTTTAAATGCCCTTTTGGATGTTGGCGAGTGTCTAAATGTGCCTGAAGAAATGGCTCAGGAACTACAAACAGTTAAGATGGTTAGTCGAGGCACGAGGCATGAATTAAAGCAAGAGAATCGCTCTCGTGATGGAGTAGCAGACACTGAGTCTATGGAAGCGCTTGCAAAAGAAGTTGAGTTGATGCAACATCATAATGGGAATGATATAGGAAATCAGGAAAGATCAAATAACTGTAGGACTAAACGAGGAGTTGAAAAAGTGGCAATTGAATTGCTTGCAAAAAG GGCATTTACAGGAGCTGAACTTCGGAAGAAACTTGCAGCAAAGAATTTCCCTGTTGATGATGTGGAGGCAGTTTTACATGATTTCCGGAATAG AGGGCTAGTTAATGATTACCGGTATGCGGAAATGTTTTCCCTTTCTAAATGGGAGTCATCTAGTTGGGGGCCGAGGCGAATTAAACAA GCACTTATTAAGAAGGGTGTCAGTAAAGGCGACGTTGAAAAGGCAGTAAAACTGGTTTTTCAGGATGAAGATAGTGATGAAAGGTCAAGCATGAGGCTCTCGAATTCCTCACTACAGAAACTATATGTGCAGTCTTCTAAGCAATGGCAAAGGTGCGATAATGTCCCTCACGATACACGGAAGGCAAGGATTATAAGGTGGCTTCAATATCGTGGGTTCGACTGGAGTGTTATCGGCATCATCTTGAAAAGACTAGAATCCAAACATCCTCCTTAG
- the LOC130813128 gene encoding uncharacterized protein LOC130813128 isoform X2, producing the protein MSILPLGNLISKLFFIRQPLLVPFPWMKRSIVICFSSKADGSDLPARYIPKKQRDVNQNQCSSLGDSVLQVGIQTRSTSSNDELGHKTLDRIKRPRGCKIDDEEFLVNIDDANGVDKSRKHGRITMETNCLNALLDVGECLNVPEEMAQELQTVKMVSRGTRHELKQENRSRDGVADTESMEALAKEVELMQHHNGNDIGNQERSNNCRTKRGVEKVAIELLAKRAFTGAELRKKLAAKNFPVDDVEAVLHDFRNRGLVNDYRYAEMFSLSKWESSSWGPRRIKQDEDSDERSSMRLSNSSLQKLYVQSSKQWQRCDNVPHDTRKARIIRWLQYRGFDWSVIGIILKRLESKHPP; encoded by the exons ATGTCTATTCTTCCATTAGGCAATTTGATCTCCAAGCTTTTCTTCATTCGTCAACCGCTGCTTGTTCCTTTTCCATG GATGAAAAGGAGTATTGTTATATGCTTTTCAAGTAAGGCAGATGGTTCAGATTTACCTGCTAGATACATTCCTAAGAAACAACGAGATGTTAATCAAAATCAATGCTCTTCTTTAGGGGACAGTGTCCTCCAAGTTGGGATTCAAACAAGGTCTACTTCGAGTAATGATGAACTTGGACATAAGACTTTGGATAGAATCAAGCGCCCTCGAGGATGTAAAATTGATGATGAGGAGTTCCTTGTAAACATTGATGATGCAAATG GAGTGGATAAGAGTAGAAAACATGGTAGGATAACAATGGAGACCAACTGTTTAAATGCCCTTTTGGATGTTGGCGAGTGTCTAAATGTGCCTGAAGAAATGGCTCAGGAACTACAAACAGTTAAGATGGTTAGTCGAGGCACGAGGCATGAATTAAAGCAAGAGAATCGCTCTCGTGATGGAGTAGCAGACACTGAGTCTATGGAAGCGCTTGCAAAAGAAGTTGAGTTGATGCAACATCATAATGGGAATGATATAGGAAATCAGGAAAGATCAAATAACTGTAGGACTAAACGAGGAGTTGAAAAAGTGGCAATTGAATTGCTTGCAAAAAG GGCATTTACAGGAGCTGAACTTCGGAAGAAACTTGCAGCAAAGAATTTCCCTGTTGATGATGTGGAGGCAGTTTTACATGATTTCCGGAATAG AGGGCTAGTTAATGATTACCGGTATGCGGAAATGTTTTCCCTTTCTAAATGGGAGTCATCTAGTTGGGGGCCGAGGCGAATTAAACAA GATGAAGATAGTGATGAAAGGTCAAGCATGAGGCTCTCGAATTCCTCACTACAGAAACTATATGTGCAGTCTTCTAAGCAATGGCAAAGGTGCGATAATGTCCCTCACGATACACGGAAGGCAAGGATTATAAGGTGGCTTCAATATCGTGGGTTCGACTGGAGTGTTATCGGCATCATCTTGAAAAGACTAGAATCCAAACATCCTCCTTAG
- the LOC130813126 gene encoding leucine-rich repeat receptor-like serine/threonine-protein kinase RGI4, with translation MPAKLSNLCSLSPRTFTSIISSYTLFFILLFNFFHVCTSIDEQGQALLTWKNTLNTSKHTLDSWVPEDRTPCNWVGVRCDEQAQVVELRLQGMNLQGSLPSNLQSLKGLKTLILASTNLTGEIPVEFGGYKALTLIDISDNAITGRIPNEICMLQNLQTLSVHTNHLEGSIPQEIGNLSSLVDLIVYDNQLSGEIPPSIGKLVKLEVFRAGGNQNLKGVLPAEIGNCSNLVMLGIAETSLSGSLPRSIGKLKKVQTIAIYTSLLSGPIPEEIGDCTELQNLYLYQNSISGSIPKRLGELKKLQNLLLWQNSIVGSIPTELGGCSNLSVIDLSENLLAGSIPASLGNLSILQELQLSVNQLSGFIPPELTRCAALTHLEVDNNDLAGEIPESIGELKSLTLFFAWQNRLTGKIPVGLAQCEELQALDLSYNHLFGPIPKEIFELRNLTKLLLLSNDLSGFLPPDIGKCTNLYRFRVNGNKLVGTVPSEIGNLKSLNFLDLSNNHFTGSIPPSLSGCSSLEFFDVHSNGLTGSLPDALPKSLQFVDISDNQLKGTLPRSIGFLNELTKLNLGKNQISGTLPAEILSCNKLQLLDLGNNGFSGEIPKELGQLPALEISLNLSFNQFSGGIPTEFSGLTRLAVLDLSHNKLTGNLNILGSLQNLVSLNISYNDFSGHLPNTPFFHKLPISSLAGNKALYLSDGIENDDKHDKQARSTMKLAMSILVSISAVLILLGIYMQVRARIADRALIEDETWELTLYQKMELSIEDVIKELTSANVIGTGSSGVVYKVTLLNGETLAVKKMWSTDETGAFRSEIQTLGSIRHKNIVRLLGWGSNRSLKLLFYDYYPNGSLSSLLHGAVKGGGAEWEARYDIVLGVAHALAYLHHDCVPAILHGDVKAMNVLLGSRFEPYLADFGLATLVDNCSKINQRRHLAGSYGYMAPELASMQRLTEKSDVYSFGVVLLEVLTGKHPLDPTLPGGANLVQWVREHLQNKGDPADILDAKLKGRADPQMHEMVQTLAVSFLCVSSRVDDRPSMKDVVAMLKEIRHVDSARPEPDLTKGMAPVLPAPSPKRNVVSQGSSNCSFSFSDDSLC, from the exons ATGCCTGCAAAACTAAGCAATCTCTGTTCACTTTCTCCTAGGACATTTACTTCTATAATTTCCTCCTACACATTATTCTTTATACTACTTTTCAACTTCTTCCATGTGTGTACTTCCATTGATGAGCAAGGCCAAGCTTTGTTAACATGGAAGAACACCTTAAACACTTCAAAACACACATTAGACTCATGGGTGCCCGAGGACCGAACCCCTTGCAATTGGGTGGGGGTTCGGTGCGACGAGCAAGCACAAGTAGTTGAGCTTAGATTACAAGGAATGAACTTACAAGGTTCATTGCCTTCTAATTTGCAGTCTCTTAAAGGGCTTAAGACCCTTATATTAGCTTCCACTAATCTAACAGGAGAAATCCCTGTGGAGTTTGGTGGGTATAAGGCATTGACACTGATTGATATTAGTGACAATGCTATCACAGGAAGAATCCCAAATGAAATCTGTATGCTGCAGAATTTGCAGACTTTATCAGTTCATACTAATCATCTAGAAGGTTCTATACCCCAAGAAATCGGGAACCTTTCGAGCCTTGTTGATCTTATTGTGTATGATAATCAATTGAGTGGCGAAATCCCACCGAGTATAGGTAAGCTTGTGAAGTTAGAGGTGTTCCGAGCAGGCGGGAATCAGAATCTTAAGGGGGTGCTTCCTGCTGAGATTGGGAATTGCAGTAACTTGGTTATGCTTGGGATTGCTGAAACTAGCCTCTCGGGAAGCTTACCGAGATCGATAGGGAAACTGAAGAAAGTTCAGACCATTGCAATTTACACTTCTTTACTGTCTGGTCCTATCCCTGAAGAGATAGGGGACTGCACTGAATTGCAGAATTTGTATTTGTATCAGAATTCAATCTCGGGCTCGATTCCTAAGAGATTGGGGGAGTTGAAAAAGCTTCAGAATTTGCTTCTATGGCAGAACAGTATTGTGGGTAGTATTCCTACTGAATTGGGGGGCTGTTCTAATCTGTCTGTCATTGATTTGTCTGAAAATTTACTGGCAGGAAGTATTCCTGCAAGTTTGGGGAATCTCTCGATCTTGCAAGAGCTTCAGCTTAGTGTTAATCAACTGTCAGGATTTATACCTCCTGAGTTAACTCGCTGCGCTGCCCTCACTCACCTGGAAGTCGACAACAACGATCTTGCAGGTGAGATACCGGAAAGTATAGGCGAGTTGAAAAGCTTGACACTTTTTTTCGCCTGGCAGAATAGGCTCACAGGTAAAATACCCGTGGGCCTAGCTCAATGCGAGGAGTTGCAAGCGCTTGATCTATCTTACAATCATCTCTTTGGGCCGATACCCAAGGAGATTTTCGAGCTCAGGAATCTCACCAAGTTGCTTCTTCTTTCAAATGATTTATCAGGATTCTTACCACCAGATATAGGGAAGTGTACTAATTTGTACAGGTTCCGGGTGAATGGAAATAAACTGGTTGGTACTGTTCCATCCGAGATTGGAAACTTAAAGAGCTTAAACTTCCTTGATTTAAGCAATAATCACTTCACCGGAAGTATACCCCCTTCTTTGTCTGGTTGCTCGAGCTTGGAATTTTTCGACGTGCACTCGAACGGGCTCACGGGCTCCTTGCCAGATGCTTTACCTAAAAGTCTACAGTTTGTAGACATATCAGACAACCAGCTCAAGGGTACACTACCCCGTTCAATTGGATTCTTGAATGAGTTAACTAAGCTTAATTTGGGTAAGAACCAAATCTCTGGTACCCTTCCTGCTGAAATTCTGTCATGCAATAAACTCCAACTTTTGGACCTGGGAAACAATGGTTTTTCAGGGGAGATACCAAAAGAATTGGGTCAACTCCCCGCCTTGGAAATCTCTTTAAATCTTAGCTTCAATCAGTTTTCAGGTGGTATTCCTACTGAATTCTCTGGCCTAACCAGGTTAGCTGTTCTAGACCTTTCCCATAACAAGCTTACTGGTAACTTGAATATCCTAGGAAGCCTACAAAATCTCGTTTCTTTGAATATCTCGTACAATGATTTCTCCGGGCATTTGCCTAACACCCCGTTCTTTCACAAACTCCCTATCAGTAGCCTTGCTGGGAACAAAGCCCTTTACTTATCCGATGGGATAGAAAACGATGATAAACATGACAAGCAAGCTCGGTCCACAATGAAGTTAGCTATGTCGATCCTGGTTAGCATTAGTGCGGTGTTAATATTACTTGGAATCTATATGCAAGTCCGCGCTAGAATTGCTGATCGAGCTTTAATCGAAGATGAGACTTGGGAGCTGACTCTATACCAAAAGATGGAGTTATCGATAGAAGATGTCATAAAGGAATTGACTTCCGCGAATGTTATAGGAACGGGAAGTTCTGGGGTAGTATACAAGGTAACTCTGCTTAATGGGGAGACACTTGCTGTGAAAAAGATGTGGTCTACAGATGAAACTGGGGCCTTCAGGTCGGAAATTCAGACCCTGGGCTCCATTCGCCATAAGAACATAGTTCGACTTCTAGGGTGGGGTTCGAACAGAAGCCTCAAACTTTTGTTTTACGATTACTACCCCAACGGGAGCTTGAGCTCCCTCCTTCACGGTGCTGTGAAGGGCGGAGGAGCAGAATGGGAGGCTCGATATGACATTGTTCTTGGAGTGGCTCATGCACTCGCCTATTTGCATCATGATTGTGTGCCTGCAATCTTACATGGAGATGTCAAAGCCATGAATGTCTTGTTGGGTTCGAGATTTGAGCCTTACCTAGCCGATTTTGGGCTAGCCACTCTTGTAGATAACTGTTCAAAAATCAATCAAAGACGTCACTTAGCTGGTTCCTATGGTTATATGGCACCTG AACTTGCTTCAATGCAACGATTGACTGAGAAGAGTGATGTCTACAGTTTTGGGGTTGTTTTACTTGAGGTTTTAACAGGAAAACATCCATTAGACCCAACCTTACCAGGAGGAGCCAACTTAGTCCAATGGGTCCGAGAACATCTCCAAAACAAAGGGGATCCTGCAGACATACTAGATGCCAAACTCAAAGGTCGAGCTGATCCTCAGATGCACGAGATGGTGCAGACTTTGGCAGTCTCGTTCTTATGTGTTAGTAGTCGAGTGGATGACCGTCCTTCAATGAAGGATGTTGTGGCCATGCTCAAGGAGATTCGACATGTTGATAGTGCTAGACCCGAACCTGATTTGACCAAAGGGATGGCGCCAGTTCTACCCGCGCCATCCCCTAAAAGGAATGTGGTTAGCCAAGGCTCTTCCAACTGCTCCTTTTCATTCTCTGACGATTCTTTGTGTtag